GCCGTGATATCGTTTTAGAACTAGAAGAAATGGGCTTTGATATTGAAGCATCTCACCATGAAGTAGCCCCTGGGCAACATGAAATCGACTTCAAATATGCTGGTGCTTTAAAAGCAGCTGATGATATTCAAACGTTCAAGCTTGTTGTAAAAACGATCGCAAGAAAGCACGGTTTACACGCAACATTCATGCCAAAACCACTATACGGTGTAAACGGATCTGGAATGCATGCAAACCTTTCATTATTTGCTAATGGTGAAAATTCATTCTTTGACCCTACTGGCGACTTAGAACTTAGTGAAACTGCTCGTCAATTTATCGCTGGTGTTATAAAACATGCACCAAACTTTACAGCTGTTACAAATCCAACAATCAATTCTTATAAGCGTTTAGTACCTGGTTATGAAGCACCTGTGTATGTTGCATGGTCAGCTCGCAACCGTAGTCCATTAATTCGTATCCCGGCTTCAAGAGGTATGAGCACACGTGTAGAAGTACGAAGCGTTGATCCAAGTGCAAACCCATACTTGGCGATGTCAGTATTACTTGCTGCAGGATTAGATGGTATTAAAAACAAACTATCAGCTCCAGCACCAATTGACAGAAACATTTATGTAATGAACAAAGCTGAGCGCATAGAAGCTGGTATTGTAGACTTACCTGCAACGCTAGAGCATGCATTAGAAAACTTAAAGTCTGACGAAGTTATGACTGGTGCGTTAGGTAGACATCTATTCGAGCACTTTGTAGAAGCTAAAGAAATTGAATGGGATATGTTCCGCACACAAGTTCATCCTTGGGAACGTGACCAATATATGACTTTATATTAAAATTAAAATGTTGATTTAACAACGTTTATAAGGGTTAAAATGGCGGGTCAAGTTGTGAGATTTAATTCTCTACTACAACTTGACCCACTTTTGACCCACCAAAATCCCCAGAAAAATTTACCCCAATAAATCATTCATGTATTCTTCATACTTGTCCACCGAAGTGTTTTCAAGCTTTGAAGAAATATGAGAGTATACATTTATACTTTTGTGACCTAATCTTTCTTGAACGAATTTCATGGTAGCGCCTGATTCCAGTAATAAAACTGCATAAGTATGTCTTAGTCCATGGATTGGCATTTTTTCTAGTCTAGCTTTTTTTAGAATTCTTGAAAATGCATTAAAGAGAGTAGACTTAGGTTGAAAATTTCCATCTTCACGACAGAATACTAAATCTAATTCATGTTTATCCTCTTCATTAAAGACAATTTTGTTCTCATTGAGAACCTTCAGATGATTTGATAATTCCTTAACTAGAGACCCACTTATTTTTATTCTTCTTTCCGATTCATATGTTTTAGTTTCTCCAAATAAACTCTCATCTTTATTGGCCTGAAAATCTAGAGATTTGTTTACATAGATATAGCCTTCTTTTAGGTCAATATCCTTTATTTGGAGAGCGGCAGCTTCACCTTTCCTCATACCTGTTTCTATTAGTGTTTTGAAAAACATATAGTAAATATAGCTATCTTTTCTAGCTACTTTTAGAAAATGTGAGATGTTTTCAGATTCAATGTATTGTAAATCTGCCTTATTTTTAGTTTTACTTTTTGGGATGGTCGCACCTTCACATGGATTACTGTCAATTTTTCTTAATGGATGCACGGCAATTTTCATAGCATTAAACATTGTTGTGTGAATGATCTCAATTGTCCTTTTACTGTACCCTTGATCATCTATATGATTTAGGAATTTTTGGTATTTTAAAGGAGTGATATCTTTTAAATTTGCTTCTTTAAAGTAAGGAATAATTTTTGTTTTGACATTTCTTTCATGAAGAATATAAGTGTTTTTTCTTACATTGTCTTTCTTATATTCGGCTAACCAATCGTTAAATAATGTTTTAAGGAAATGGGGGTGTTATCAATTTCTAATCCGTTAAGTACCTTTTTTTCTACTTCTAATGCAGATTTTTGAGCTTCTTTCTTTGTTTTAAAGCCACCCTTTGATATTTTATTTTGTTTCTTTGTTAGGGGGTCAGTGTATTTGATGCGATATTGCCAAGTGCTCCCACGCTTAAGAAAACTAGCCATTTAAAGTAGATGAAACTCTAAATAATAGAGCCAAGAAATCTATAGACGAAATAAGAAAAGCAGAATATCTTTTAGATAGAATCCAACAAGATTTAACAATAATGCAATTAGCACTTAACAGAAGAAAAATGGTAACTAAACAAGGTAGAATTGCCAAATGAGGTGACAATGTTGAGTAATAAAAGTAAAAAGCCTGAGCTAAAAGGTTGGCTTTTATGGATGATAACTTTAACTTTAGTAGTTGTGATTACCGGATCATTAAAATAGGTAGAACCTTTAGCGTAAAAGAATACATGGTTTTACCTATTTTTATGTTATCTACTCTTACATAACATCCTCAAATTTTATTCATTACACTTATACTAACTTATAAAGTACCCCTAATTAAAAAACCTGAGTAGAAATTAATCCACACAGGTTAAGAATTGTTTTTTAATATTTATCAACAGTCCTATGTAGGAATGCTATTTAGATTATCGAGACAAGGGATTATCTAGATTAATTAAAATTGTGTTCCATATCCTTCATAAGTAGCTAACCAGTGATCACTATAGGCAGGGTCGTCCTCTATCCATTCTATTTTAGTTAAATCAAAATCTCCACAATATTCATCCCAAGAACAATCAAATATTGTTTTTGGAATATCAGCATCTCGACCATAGTATTTTTTTGTAACTTTAACCCATTTTGTAGGAGAAACTAATAAATGTGCTTCTCCTTCCACTGCTCGATCTGCTACAGCAGCATTCGATACGTGCGGGATACTCCCAAAAATAGATGCTGTTAATGTTAATACAGTTACTGTTTTTAGTATTAATTTTTTCATTAAATAACCACTCCTTAGTTTTGGTTTGTTTTTAAGAAATAGAAAGGTAACAATCTATTCTAGCTAATTGGTTCCTATCAAAATGGATACTTTTAAACTTACTAGAAATCTATCCAGTCCTCTGGATCAATAGGTGTAGACCCTTTTAGTAGTTCAAAATGTAAATGTACATTTGTTGCTTTTCCGGTTGCACCCATTACACCGATCTTATCTCCTGCTAAGACTTTTTGACCTTCTGATACAGAATCCGATGCCAAGTGTTGGTAGCGAGTTGTGTATGTTGTACCATTAATCTTATGTTCTATATCAACATAGTTCCCTCTTTCGGATTGGTAGCCAATATATGCCACAGTCCCACTTGCACTTGCAAGAATATCCGTTTTACTACTTGATACGTCTATCCCATTATGCTTTGCTACTTTACCCGTAATTGGATCAGTTCTCTCTCCATAAGGACTTGTTACGGTATAACTAGAGCTACTAAGTGGAATTCCAAAACCATCTACCAAAATCCACTTATCACCTAACCAAGTTTTTATCTTATACCAATCTCCATCTTGATCAACTACATCAACTGTTTGAGGTGAAACTGTTGCACCAGTTTTGCTGTAAAAGTTTGCATTGTTGAAAAGTGGTGTTTCTTCCGTCAAAGTTAATTCACTTACAGCAGCAAGATTAATAGACATAGGTTTTACATCCGCAAGGTTTGCAGCAAGCGCATTACTGACTCCTGATAAAGCGATACTTGTTGCAAAAAATCCAACTGCTATTTTTTTGTACATAAAATCCCCTCCTTAAATTTCATATGTAAGACGAATGAGTTCACTTTTTGTCGCGTTTTTTTTAAAAAAATTCTAAAAAATAAAAAAATTGTGTAAATATTACTAGTTTTTTGTTAGAATAAAGCGGATAATATATGGTAAATTTGACTGGTTAATAACTATTTTTTTGTGATAACATTGTAGGAAATTTATTAGGGGGGTGAAATAATTAGTATGCCACGAAATAATAATGTAGAAATACTTCGTCTATACGATCAATATAGCAGTCGTATTTTGAAGTTTATTTTTGTACTTACTAAAGATTACTACGCTTCCGAAGACTTAACACAAGATACATTTATTAAGGCCAGTAAATCGTTATCTCAACTAAAGAATAAAGAAAAAATAGAGACTTGGCTATTTCAAATTGCCCATAATATCACAATGGATTATATTAGAAGAAAAAAATTCAATGTTTTAGAACAATTAATTCCACTTTCAAGAGAAAAAGAGATTAATCCTTCAACAGAGAGAGCAATAATCATCACTGAAAATTGTAAAGAGTTGTATGATGCTCTTAGTAAATTAAAACCAACATATCGTAAAATTATTACTCTTAGAAAAATTGAAGAATTATCTATTACAGAAACTAGTAAAGTTTTGGGTTGGTCTGAAAGCAAAGTTAAATCTACTTTATCAAGAGCAATAAAAGCCCTTCGAGCCGAATTAGAAAAAGGGGGATATATTTATGAGCAATCGTCATAAAGAATATCCATTTAAAGGTGTGAAATCCTTGGATGATGGAATACAATGGGATACACAAAAACAATTTGAACTAAGACAGAGAATAGAGTCAAGTTTAAATAAAAAACACAAAAGAGAAAAGGCTGTATTTAGGTTACTTCCAATGGTTGGGTTAGTGACTGCATTATGTATTGTGAGTATATTGATAGCTTCATACATGTATGAAGAAGACTTGAAAAGTCATGGGAGTGCTCCTAATTTTGTAGAGAACACGGCTGAGGCTGCACTTAGTGTGATAGAAGTGCTCAATGAAAGCTCTACTATTCATTACGTCAATTTAGATATAACTACGGGAGAAGAGTGTAATTTCTGGTTAAATAACTTACATGATAGTTACAACTATAAATACAAAGTATATGCTCCTGATGGAAGTTTGATTGGAGAATCTACTACTGCTGGTTCGCAGGAAAGGTTATATTCAGTAGATTTAAGCTTATATGGTTCAGGTAAATATAAAATTAAGGTATATACACCTGCAGGTAATATTGGAGGTAAATATCATTTGAGAGTTAGAAATTTTTAGGTATAAAAATAGTTAGTTACCTTTGTTTATAACAGAAAAGATTTTTACATTGATGAGATGATGAAGTTTACAATAAAAGAACAATTTTATCGTGAATAAATATATTAACAATTATAATTTTATATATATATTTAATAAAACAACATGATTGACTACCATGAATGTGCTCCATTACCCACACAATATGTATAGGAAGTACATATTTTTAATTACACGGCATTTGCATATTTGCTTAGCCTCATATAACCTCTACTCTTCGGAGTAGGGGTTTTTTAAATTGCATTAAACTATGTTTTAAATATATAAACGAAAAGGTAATTATGTCTGTGAGTGAATAGTTAAAATTGTAATTTTATAGGTGTACTTAAATAAAACGGAATCCTATGAAAAATAAAGAAAAAATGGTATTTTAAAGATGTTTATGATAAAATAGTTTTTCGACATTACATAATAATTAGAATTTAGATTAGGAGAATGATAATAGTGAGAAAAAAGGTATTACTTATGATGGTTATAGGGAGCCTACTAACTTTTTATTCGAATACACTTCCATCGTACAACTTTTCAAATGTCGCTAGCAATGTTTGTTGTGGTGGAGGCGAGCCTGGAGAATAGGAGCCACTAAAAAAAGAGAAGCTCGAATAATGAAGGAAGATATATACGGAACTCATGACTAATAATATGAGTTCCGGGTATGCTTACCTCGACTTGAGATATATAGTTCCAATTCTTCAGAAATGTAAAATTGAAACTACACATAGTACATAACCATATTATTTAGAATAACGAATACAAAAAACAACTCTTGCATAATATACAATACAGCAAGATATTCACTCCACGAAAAAACAGCCCTGCAAGCATGTAGGGCTGTTATATTATTTGTACGTTTATTATGTCCTCAAATTTAATTCTATGCACTTCCTCAAATTTATCCATTACTCTAATATGTTTATTGTATTGATCCAAAAAATGAATATATCCCATACATGGCTTGAAAGAACCATTCTCAAAATATGTCACAGTCACTTCTTGTGTAAACTCAATAGCCTCCAGAATTGTGCTATTAATTTCCTCAATTTCATGCTCATCTAAGACAGGTTTTTCTAG
This Cytobacillus sp. IB215665 DNA region includes the following protein-coding sequences:
- the glnA gene encoding type I glutamate--ammonia ligase, giving the protein MAKYTREDIVKMTEEENVRYIRLQFTDLLGTIKNVEIPTSQLEKALDNKMMFDGSSIEGFVRIEESDMYLYPDLDTWVVFPWTSEKGKVARLICDVYNPDGTPFEGDPRNNLKRVLKEMEELGFTDFNLGAEPEFFLFKVDENGEPTLELNDKGGYFDLAPTDLGENCRRDIVLELEEMGFDIEASHHEVAPGQHEIDFKYAGALKAADDIQTFKLVVKTIARKHGLHATFMPKPLYGVNGSGMHANLSLFANGENSFFDPTGDLELSETARQFIAGVIKHAPNFTAVTNPTINSYKRLVPGYEAPVYVAWSARNRSPLIRIPASRGMSTRVEVRSVDPSANPYLAMSVLLAAGLDGIKNKLSAPAPIDRNIYVMNKAERIEAGIVDLPATLEHALENLKSDEVMTGALGRHLFEHFVEAKEIEWDMFRTQVHPWERDQYMTLY
- a CDS encoding M23 family metallopeptidase; the encoded protein is MYKKIAVGFFATSIALSGVSNALAANLADVKPMSINLAAVSELTLTEETPLFNNANFYSKTGATVSPQTVDVVDQDGDWYKIKTWLGDKWILVDGFGIPLSSSSYTVTSPYGERTDPITGKVAKHNGIDVSSSKTDILASASGTVAYIGYQSERGNYVDIEHKINGTTYTTRYQHLASDSVSEGQKVLAGDKIGVMGATGKATNVHLHFELLKGSTPIDPEDWIDF
- a CDS encoding RNA polymerase sigma factor; this translates as MPRNNNVEILRLYDQYSSRILKFIFVLTKDYYASEDLTQDTFIKASKSLSQLKNKEKIETWLFQIAHNITMDYIRRKKFNVLEQLIPLSREKEINPSTERAIIITENCKELYDALSKLKPTYRKIITLRKIEELSITETSKVLGWSESKVKSTLSRAIKALRAELEKGGYIYEQSS
- a CDS encoding YolD-like family protein, giving the protein MKDRGIMKWMPAFIQPEQMKMMKEAQADYYKLEKPVLDEHEIEEINSTILEAIEFTQEVTVTYFENGSFKPCMGYIHFLDQYNKHIRVMDKFEEVHRIKFEDIINVQII